In Nocardia asteroides, the following proteins share a genomic window:
- a CDS encoding AurF N-oxygenase family protein, with protein MTTMSAPTTPDVDPVVAEAQAYAEKLLMLSEASVDRHFDPFEDIDWDNPEFDPNHKPERWVLVTSADPIGRHPWYQALPLDKKIEIGKVRQANVAKVGLQFEAILIIGMMQHIFNLKNNDPEFRYCSHEMIEEHNHTLMFQEMVNRVADVPGMNPLVRQLRHLAAPVGALMPNLFFMAVLAGEEPIDHIQKDILRSGDDIHPIMRGVMAIHVAEEARHISFAHEFLKKNVPAQRPFNKFVLSIAMPTIMFILGRAIATPPKTFFKQFDMPADVRKELFYGAKESKQVFADYFIDVRALAEEVGLMNPVAKRVWKLLGIDGPSSRYRSEPKRSAKHAA; from the coding sequence GTGACGACGATGTCTGCGCCCACCACCCCTGACGTCGATCCTGTAGTCGCGGAGGCTCAGGCGTACGCCGAGAAGTTGCTGATGCTGTCCGAGGCATCGGTCGACCGTCACTTCGACCCGTTCGAGGACATCGACTGGGACAACCCCGAGTTCGACCCGAACCACAAGCCCGAGCGCTGGGTCCTGGTCACCTCGGCCGACCCGATCGGTCGCCACCCCTGGTACCAGGCGCTGCCGCTGGACAAGAAGATCGAGATCGGCAAGGTCCGCCAGGCCAATGTCGCCAAGGTCGGCCTGCAGTTCGAGGCCATCCTGATCATCGGCATGATGCAGCACATCTTCAACCTGAAGAACAACGACCCGGAGTTCCGGTACTGCTCGCACGAGATGATCGAAGAGCACAACCACACTCTGATGTTCCAGGAGATGGTCAACCGCGTCGCCGACGTGCCGGGCATGAACCCGCTCGTGCGTCAGCTGCGTCACCTGGCCGCCCCGGTCGGCGCGCTGATGCCGAACCTGTTCTTCATGGCCGTGCTGGCCGGCGAAGAGCCGATCGACCACATCCAGAAGGACATCCTGCGCTCGGGTGACGACATCCACCCGATCATGCGCGGCGTGATGGCGATCCACGTGGCCGAGGAAGCTCGCCACATCTCCTTCGCCCACGAGTTCCTGAAGAAGAACGTGCCCGCGCAGCGGCCGTTCAACAAGTTCGTGCTGTCGATCGCGATGCCCACGATCATGTTCATTCTCGGCCGCGCCATCGCGACGCCGCCGAAGACCTTCTTCAAGCAGTTCGACATGCCCGCCGACGTCCGCAAGGAGCTGTTCTACGGCGCCAAGGAGTCCAAGCAGGTCTTCGCCGACTACTTCATCGACGTGCGCGCGCTCGCCGAGGAGGTCGGTCTGATGAACCCGGTCGCCAAGCGGGTGTGGAAGCTGCTCGGCATCGACGGTCCGTCCAGCCGCTACCGGTCGGAGCCCAAGCGCTCCGCCAAGCACGCAGCCTGA
- a CDS encoding FAD-dependent oxidoreductase: MPYVVTQSCCSDASCVYACPVNCIHPTPDEPDFLTAEMLYVDPSACVDCGACATACPVDAITSSKKLTDEQKPFIEINADFYRIQRDRPTLARPVMPPAIDTQRSPLRVAIVGSGPSAMYAADELLTQPGVSVTMFDRLPQAYGLARLGVAPDHKRTRQVAELFDVMSKQQDFGTYLDVEIGKHISQAELLEHFHGVVYAVGASSDRKLDIPGEGLPGNVSATDFVAWYNGHPDHADDQFDLNQKRVVIVGNGNVALDVARILTVDPATLANTDIAPYALRALRQSKIEEVVILGRRGPAESAFTVPEFVGLLAADIDIAIEGELPEVTPDLPFKVEQKLRLLHSVANRPFGERKRIVFRYLSSPVEILGTDAVTGVRVERNELVTGADGRTSAVPTGDTELLEAGVVLTSVGYRGVPSKDLPFDDARGVIPNDRGRVLSAPGGDVVTGTYVTGWIKRGPTGFIGTNKSCAQETVQQLAEDFNTGKLRAPVRDAVEFDRLVRARRPQARAGGAAAPAATGPIKRLLARG, from the coding sequence ATGCCATACGTCGTTACCCAGTCATGCTGTAGTGACGCCTCGTGTGTCTACGCATGCCCGGTGAACTGCATTCATCCGACCCCGGATGAGCCGGACTTCCTCACCGCGGAAATGCTGTATGTCGATCCGTCGGCCTGCGTGGACTGTGGCGCCTGCGCCACCGCCTGCCCGGTCGACGCGATCACCTCGTCGAAGAAGCTGACCGACGAGCAGAAGCCGTTCATCGAGATCAACGCCGACTTCTACCGCATCCAGCGGGACCGGCCGACGTTGGCCCGTCCGGTGATGCCGCCCGCGATCGACACCCAGCGTTCGCCGCTGCGGGTCGCCATCGTGGGGTCGGGTCCGTCGGCGATGTACGCCGCCGACGAACTGCTGACCCAGCCCGGGGTCTCGGTGACCATGTTCGACCGGTTGCCGCAGGCCTACGGTCTGGCCCGGCTCGGCGTCGCGCCCGACCACAAGCGCACCCGCCAGGTCGCCGAGCTGTTCGACGTGATGTCGAAGCAGCAGGATTTCGGCACCTACCTGGACGTGGAGATCGGCAAGCACATCAGCCAGGCCGAGCTGCTCGAGCACTTCCACGGTGTGGTGTACGCCGTGGGCGCGTCCTCGGATCGCAAGCTCGACATTCCGGGCGAGGGTCTGCCGGGCAATGTCTCGGCCACCGACTTCGTCGCCTGGTACAACGGTCATCCCGACCACGCCGACGACCAGTTCGACCTGAACCAGAAGCGCGTCGTGATCGTGGGCAACGGCAACGTCGCCCTCGACGTGGCCCGCATCCTGACCGTCGATCCGGCCACGCTCGCCAACACCGACATCGCGCCCTACGCGTTGCGGGCGTTGCGGCAGAGCAAGATCGAAGAGGTCGTGATCCTGGGCCGTCGTGGCCCGGCCGAGTCGGCGTTCACCGTCCCCGAGTTCGTCGGCCTGCTGGCCGCCGACATCGACATCGCGATCGAGGGCGAGCTGCCCGAGGTCACCCCGGATCTGCCGTTCAAGGTCGAGCAGAAGCTGCGGCTGCTGCACAGTGTCGCGAACCGGCCCTTCGGCGAGCGCAAGCGGATCGTGTTCCGCTACCTGTCCTCGCCGGTGGAGATCCTGGGCACCGACGCGGTGACCGGGGTGCGGGTCGAGCGCAACGAGCTGGTCACCGGCGCCGACGGTCGCACCAGCGCGGTGCCGACCGGCGACACCGAGCTGCTCGAGGCGGGCGTCGTGCTCACCTCGGTCGGCTACCGCGGTGTGCCGAGCAAGGATCTGCCGTTCGACGACGCGCGCGGCGTGATCCCCAACGACCGGGGCCGGGTGCTGTCCGCGCCGGGTGGCGATGTCGTCACCGGCACGTACGTGACCGGCTGGATCAAGCGTGGCCCGACCGGCTTCATCGGCACGAACAAGTCGTGCGCGCAGGAGACCGTGCAGCAGCTGGCCGAGGACTTCAACACCGGCAAGCTGCGCGCGCCGGTCCGCGACGCGGTGGAGTTCGACCGCCTGGTCCGTGCCCGCCGTCCGCAGGCTCGCGCCGGCGGCGCCGCGGCACCGGCCGCGACCGGCCCGATCAAGCGCCTGCTCGCGCGGGGCTGA
- a CDS encoding SDR family NAD(P)-dependent oxidoreductase, whose protein sequence is MSTRFADQVVLITGAGSGIGRAVAVRVAAEGAAVVLGSRGKDQGEQVADEIRSAGGRALFVPTDVTVDADVARLTQAALTEYGRLDAAFNNAGAVSAFGPVAEIADDAWRAELDLNLTGVFHGLRHQVPAIIASGGGAILNNASNLGVVGMASVAPYVAAKHGVVGLTRSVALETAAAGVRVNALVSGAVDTPAFRTSMGATPEGEAAIAALHPLGRIAQPAEIAALCAFLLSSEASFVTGSAVAVDGGFTAQ, encoded by the coding sequence ATGTCCACTCGATTCGCCGACCAGGTTGTGCTCATCACCGGCGCTGGTTCCGGGATCGGCCGGGCCGTCGCGGTGCGGGTCGCGGCCGAAGGCGCGGCCGTGGTGCTCGGTTCGCGCGGCAAGGATCAGGGCGAGCAGGTCGCCGACGAGATCAGGTCCGCGGGTGGGCGTGCGCTGTTCGTACCGACCGACGTCACCGTCGACGCCGATGTCGCACGGCTCACCCAGGCCGCGCTCACCGAGTACGGCAGGCTGGACGCGGCGTTCAACAACGCGGGCGCGGTGTCGGCCTTCGGTCCGGTCGCCGAGATCGCCGACGACGCGTGGCGCGCCGAGCTCGACCTGAACCTCACCGGCGTGTTCCACGGCCTGCGGCATCAGGTACCCGCGATCATCGCCTCCGGCGGCGGCGCGATCCTGAACAACGCCTCCAATCTCGGTGTCGTCGGAATGGCCTCGGTCGCACCGTATGTGGCCGCCAAACACGGCGTCGTCGGTCTGACCAGGTCGGTGGCGCTGGAGACGGCCGCCGCGGGCGTGCGGGTCAACGCGCTGGTGTCGGGGGCCGTCGACACCCCGGCCTTCCGCACCTCGATGGGGGCGACGCCGGAGGGCGAGGCGGCGATCGCGGCCCTGCACCCGCTCGGGCGGATCGCGCAGCCGGCCGAGATCGCCGCGCTGTGCGCGTTCCTGCTCAGCTCCGAGGCCTCGTTCGTCACCGGGTCGGCGGTGGCCGTGGACGGCGGCTTCACCGCGCAGTGA